From Micromonospora echinospora, one genomic window encodes:
- a CDS encoding AMP-dependent synthetase/ligase: MALDVPYRSIPDMFLKRVAATPDRPAFAHPAPDDSGPVWLTWEQVGHRAKAVAAGLHGLGIGLEDRVAILANTRLEWVVADLGVMCAGGATTTVYPTTEPDDTCYIVADSGSRVLFAENPTQAAKVAGADLPALTHVVLFDGAADPDAAVPQLTLAELEERGARALAAEPGLVDGIVAQLGPDHLATLIYTSGTTGRPKGVELLHGGWCWEGVAQADVGLLRSDDLQYLWLPLSHSFGKTLLCGATHVGLPTYVDGRVDKLVDMLSVVRPTLMCGAPRVFEKVYNKSVTTARDAGGAKAKIFAWAVRVGKEKVALEQAGKPVPGGLRLRHRLAEKLVFSKIQARLGGRIRVLVSGSAPLSPDIATFFAAANLPISEGYGLTESSAGNFVNRPDGLRIGTVGQAMGDLECRIDTDGEILLRGRPVMRGYHNLPEETVAAFTEDGFFRTGDIGTLDADGYLKITDRKKDLVKTSGGKYVAPSLIEGMFKAICPYTSQAIVIGQARNFCTMLVTLDPDAIKGWAAGGPLEGRDYTAIVTSPQAKEMVEGYVAELNGKLNRWETIKKVTILPRDLTIEDGEITPSLKIKRKGVETNFASEIEKMYDGALAEI, from the coding sequence ATGGCTCTCGATGTACCGTACCGTTCGATCCCGGACATGTTCCTCAAGCGCGTGGCGGCCACCCCCGACCGCCCCGCCTTCGCCCACCCCGCCCCCGACGACTCGGGACCGGTCTGGCTGACCTGGGAGCAGGTGGGACACCGGGCCAAGGCGGTCGCCGCCGGCCTGCACGGTCTCGGCATCGGGCTGGAGGACCGGGTGGCGATCCTGGCCAACACCCGGCTGGAGTGGGTGGTCGCCGACCTCGGCGTGATGTGCGCGGGCGGGGCGACCACCACGGTCTACCCGACCACCGAGCCGGACGACACCTGCTACATCGTCGCCGACTCCGGCTCGCGGGTGCTCTTCGCCGAGAACCCCACCCAGGCCGCCAAGGTCGCCGGCGCCGACCTGCCCGCGTTGACCCACGTGGTCCTCTTCGACGGCGCCGCCGACCCGGACGCGGCCGTCCCCCAGCTCACCCTCGCCGAACTGGAGGAGCGGGGAGCACGGGCGCTGGCCGCCGAGCCGGGCCTGGTCGACGGGATCGTCGCGCAGCTCGGACCCGACCACCTGGCCACGCTGATCTACACGTCGGGCACCACCGGCCGCCCGAAGGGCGTCGAGCTGCTGCACGGCGGCTGGTGCTGGGAGGGTGTGGCGCAGGCCGACGTCGGGCTGCTGCGCAGCGACGACCTTCAGTACCTCTGGCTCCCGCTGTCCCACTCGTTCGGCAAGACCCTGCTCTGCGGGGCGACCCACGTCGGCCTGCCGACCTACGTCGACGGCCGGGTGGACAAGCTGGTCGACATGCTCTCCGTGGTCCGCCCGACGCTGATGTGCGGCGCGCCCCGGGTCTTCGAGAAGGTCTACAACAAGTCCGTCACCACCGCGCGGGACGCCGGTGGCGCGAAGGCGAAGATCTTCGCCTGGGCGGTCCGGGTGGGCAAGGAGAAGGTCGCCCTGGAGCAGGCCGGCAAGCCGGTCCCGGGCGGGCTCCGGCTGCGCCACCGGCTGGCCGAGAAGCTGGTCTTCAGCAAGATCCAGGCCCGGCTCGGCGGCCGGATCCGGGTGCTGGTGTCCGGCTCCGCGCCGTTGAGCCCCGACATCGCCACCTTCTTCGCCGCGGCGAACCTGCCGATCTCCGAGGGGTACGGGCTGACCGAGAGCAGCGCCGGCAACTTCGTGAACCGGCCGGACGGGCTGCGGATCGGCACCGTCGGCCAGGCCATGGGCGACCTGGAGTGCCGGATCGACACCGACGGGGAGATCCTGCTCCGGGGCCGGCCGGTGATGCGCGGCTACCACAACCTGCCCGAGGAGACCGTCGCCGCGTTCACCGAGGACGGCTTCTTCCGCACCGGTGACATCGGCACCCTGGACGCCGACGGCTACCTGAAGATCACCGACCGGAAGAAGGACCTGGTCAAGACCTCCGGCGGCAAGTACGTGGCACCGTCGCTCATCGAGGGCATGTTCAAGGCGATCTGCCCGTACACCTCGCAGGCGATCGTGATCGGCCAGGCCCGCAACTTCTGCACGATGCTGGTCACGCTCGACCCGGACGCGATCAAGGGCTGGGCGGCGGGCGGTCCGTTGGAGGGCCGCGACTACACCGCGATCGTCACCTCGCCCCAGGCGAAGGAGATGGTCGAGGGGTACGTCGCGGAGCTGAACGGCAAGCTCAACCGCTGGGAAACCATCAAGAAGGTCACCATCCTGCCGCGCGACCTGACCATCGAGGACGGCGAGATCACCCCGTCGCTGAAGATCAAGCGGAAGGGCGTCGAGACCAACTTCGCCAGCGAGATCGAGAAGATGTACGACGGCGCGCTCGCCGAGATCTGA
- a CDS encoding ABC transporter ATP-binding protein: protein MESAITLDGLVVDRGGRRVLDGVSCAVPRGSVTGLLGPSGSGKTTLMRAVVGVQTVSSGTVTVLGRPAGTPALRQRVGYLTQAPSVYADLTVRENVRYFAAVHGRDRVDADRATAEVGLAEAAGQLVGSLSGGQRSRVSLACVLVGRPELVVLDEPTVGQDPVLRADLWARFHEMAATGTTLLVSSHVMDEAARCDRLLLIRQGRLLADDTPDGVRAAAGVPDLDEAFLRLIRATEAGHAGREES, encoded by the coding sequence ATGGAGAGTGCGATCACCCTGGACGGCCTCGTGGTCGACCGGGGCGGACGCCGGGTGCTGGACGGCGTGAGCTGCGCCGTGCCACGCGGCTCGGTGACCGGGCTGCTCGGCCCGAGCGGCAGCGGCAAGACCACCCTGATGCGTGCGGTGGTCGGGGTGCAGACGGTCAGCTCGGGGACGGTGACCGTGCTCGGCCGCCCGGCCGGGACACCGGCCCTGCGCCAGCGGGTCGGCTACCTCACCCAGGCGCCGAGCGTCTACGCCGACCTGACGGTCCGGGAGAACGTGCGGTACTTCGCCGCGGTGCACGGGCGCGACCGGGTCGACGCCGACCGCGCGACGGCCGAGGTCGGGCTCGCCGAGGCCGCCGGCCAACTGGTCGGGTCCCTCTCCGGTGGGCAACGCAGCCGGGTCTCCCTGGCCTGCGTCCTGGTCGGCCGACCGGAGCTGGTCGTGCTCGACGAGCCCACCGTCGGGCAGGACCCGGTGCTCCGGGCCGACCTCTGGGCCCGGTTCCACGAGATGGCCGCCACCGGCACCACCCTGCTGGTCTCCAGCCACGTGATGGACGAGGCCGCCCGCTGCGACCGGCTGCTGCTGATCCGGCAGGGCAGGTTGCTCGCCGACGACACCCCCGACGGGGTGCGTGCGGCGGCCGGCGTGCCGGACCTGGACGAGGCGTTCCTGCGCCTGATCCGGGCGACCGAGGCAGGTCACGCCGGACGGGAGGAGTCGTGA
- the hisI gene encoding phosphoribosyl-AMP cyclohydrolase, giving the protein MPVPDAPVTGVPASPNRPAPTEPVRPSRLDPDIAARLRRGADGLVAAVVRQHDSGEVLMVAWMDDEALHRTLTTGRATYWSRSRQEYWVKGATSGHHQYVRSVALDCDGDALLVTVDQVGPACHTGRRSCFSEDLPVVAGRPGEPPLGGPTGDLPTTDPGAGAA; this is encoded by the coding sequence GTGCCTGTACCTGACGCGCCGGTGACCGGCGTACCCGCCAGCCCGAACCGCCCGGCTCCCACCGAGCCGGTCCGTCCGTCCCGGCTCGACCCGGACATCGCGGCCCGACTGCGCCGTGGCGCCGACGGCCTGGTCGCCGCCGTGGTCCGCCAGCACGACTCCGGCGAGGTGCTGATGGTCGCCTGGATGGACGACGAGGCGCTGCACCGCACCCTGACCACCGGGCGGGCCACCTACTGGTCGCGCAGTCGCCAGGAGTACTGGGTCAAGGGCGCCACCTCCGGCCACCACCAGTACGTCCGCTCGGTCGCCCTGGACTGCGACGGTGACGCGCTGCTGGTCACCGTCGACCAGGTCGGCCCGGCCTGCCACACCGGCCGGCGCAGCTGCTTCTCCGAGGACCTGCCGGTCGTGGCCGGCCGCCCCGGGGAGCCGCCCCTCGGCGGCCCCACCGGCGACCTGCCGACCACCGACCCCGGGGCGGGTGCGGCATGA
- a CDS encoding TetR family transcriptional regulator — MSGRTGRRPGNPDTREAILDAARTAFAARGFDAASIRAIAGAAGVDPALVHHYFGSKDKLFLAAMNAPIDPGRLLPEVLDGDRQGIGERLVRAFLAVWDSPAGMAGVALLRSAVTTEWTARLLREFLVTQVLRRVLQHLDADPAERPLRGALVAAQMSGLVLMRYVVRLEPLASAPPETLVAAVGPGVQRYLTGPLDEVFPLPD; from the coding sequence ATGAGCGGACGGACCGGACGACGACCGGGCAACCCGGACACCCGGGAGGCGATCCTCGACGCGGCCCGGACGGCGTTCGCCGCGCGCGGGTTCGACGCGGCGTCGATTCGGGCGATCGCCGGCGCGGCCGGGGTGGACCCGGCCCTGGTCCACCACTACTTCGGCAGCAAGGACAAGCTCTTCCTGGCCGCGATGAACGCCCCGATCGACCCGGGACGGCTGCTGCCCGAGGTGCTCGACGGCGATCGGCAGGGGATCGGCGAACGACTGGTCCGGGCCTTCCTGGCGGTCTGGGACTCACCGGCCGGGATGGCCGGGGTGGCGCTGCTGCGCTCGGCGGTGACCACCGAGTGGACCGCCCGGCTGCTGCGGGAGTTCCTGGTCACCCAGGTGTTGCGCCGGGTTCTCCAGCACCTCGACGCCGACCCGGCCGAACGGCCGCTGCGGGGCGCGCTGGTCGCCGCCCAGATGAGCGGGCTGGTGCTGATGCGGTACGTCGTCCGGCTGGAACCACTGGCCTCCGCGCCGCCGGAAACCCTGGTCGCCGCGGTGGGCCCCGGCGTGCAGCGCTACCTGACCGGGCCGCTGGACGAGGTCTTCCCCCTGCCCGACTGA
- a CDS encoding terpene synthase family protein: protein MPPAVAQVARDSADWAERLGLTGSAESRRRLAGAAAADLAGRACPEASVERLRLLTDLITWLFAVDDACDEDGLGDTPTRLAPTVAGLLDVLDLRGDPASPALLGAAGPRGTALHDLCRRVREHARPAVLLAFTGQVREYLLALLWEAANREHQRVPGVAEYVQMRRHTGGVHPSFTLTDLAYDGPPPDERTDPALAALETLAADLVCWCNDVFSYRKEYRLTGDGHNLVTAIAGEERSPEQAALLAAADLFNRTLTAYTERETALLRTADPATHRFVAARRGWIRATWDWSLNAARYT, encoded by the coding sequence GTGCCACCGGCGGTCGCGCAGGTCGCGCGGGACAGCGCCGACTGGGCGGAACGGCTCGGCCTGACCGGGTCCGCCGAGAGTCGACGACGGCTGGCCGGGGCCGCCGCCGCCGACCTGGCCGGTCGGGCCTGCCCGGAGGCGTCGGTGGAGCGGCTCCGCCTGTTGACCGACCTGATCACCTGGCTCTTCGCGGTGGACGACGCCTGCGACGAAGACGGGCTGGGTGACACCCCGACCCGGTTGGCCCCCACCGTGGCGGGCCTGCTCGACGTCCTCGACCTGCGCGGCGACCCGGCGTCCCCGGCGCTCCTCGGCGCCGCCGGACCGCGCGGGACCGCGCTGCACGACCTGTGCCGGCGGGTCCGGGAGCACGCCCGCCCGGCGGTGCTGCTCGCCTTCACCGGGCAGGTGCGGGAGTACCTGCTGGCGCTGCTCTGGGAGGCGGCCAACCGGGAGCACCAGCGGGTGCCCGGCGTCGCCGAGTACGTACAGATGCGCCGGCACACCGGCGGGGTCCACCCGAGCTTCACCCTCACCGACCTGGCGTACGACGGACCGCCGCCGGACGAACGGACCGACCCGGCCCTGGCCGCCCTGGAGACCCTCGCCGCGGACCTGGTGTGCTGGTGCAACGACGTCTTCTCCTACCGCAAGGAGTACCGGCTGACCGGCGACGGGCACAACCTGGTCACCGCCATCGCCGGGGAGGAGCGGAGCCCCGAGCAGGCCGCCCTGCTGGCGGCGGCGGACCTGTTCAACCGGACGCTCACGGCGTACACGGAACGGGAGACCGCGCTGCTGCGCACCGCCGACCCGGCCACCCACCGGTTCGTGGCGGCCCGGCGGGGCTGGATCCGGGCCACCTGGGACTGGTCGCTCAACGCCGCCCGCTACACCTGA
- a CDS encoding TIGR03085 family metal-binding protein gives MSRYARSERQALADLMLALGPDAPTLNEGWVARDLAAHLVVRERRPDAAGGILLPPLRGYAERVRLRVAALPWAELVAQVRRPPVWSPLSNPLTDELVNTMEFFIHHEDVRRATPGWQPRDLPAGLHAVLWKRAAPLARLALRRFPASLLVQAPGHGEVRCGRGGEAVRLVGAPGELTLFLSGRQRAARVQLDGATATVERLRTAKLGL, from the coding sequence ATGTCGCGGTACGCCCGATCGGAGCGCCAGGCGCTCGCCGACCTCATGCTGGCCCTCGGCCCCGACGCGCCGACCCTGAACGAGGGCTGGGTGGCCCGGGACCTCGCCGCCCACCTGGTGGTCCGGGAGCGCCGGCCGGACGCGGCGGGCGGGATCCTGCTGCCGCCGCTACGCGGGTACGCCGAACGGGTACGGCTCCGGGTCGCGGCGCTGCCCTGGGCCGAACTGGTGGCGCAGGTGCGCCGGCCGCCGGTGTGGAGCCCGCTGAGCAACCCGCTGACCGACGAACTGGTCAACACCATGGAGTTCTTCATCCACCACGAGGACGTCCGGCGGGCCACCCCCGGCTGGCAGCCGCGTGACCTGCCGGCCGGGCTGCACGCCGTGCTCTGGAAGCGAGCCGCCCCGCTGGCCCGCCTCGCCCTGCGCCGGTTCCCGGCGAGCCTGCTCGTCCAGGCCCCCGGGCACGGGGAGGTGCGCTGCGGGCGCGGCGGGGAGGCGGTCCGGCTGGTCGGCGCGCCCGGCGAGCTGACCCTCTTCCTGTCCGGCCGGCAGCGCGCGGCCCGGGTGCAGCTCGACGGGGCGACCGCGACCGTGGAGCGGCTGCGCACCGCCAAGCTGGGTCTCTGA
- a CDS encoding DUF2470 domain-containing protein yields the protein MRPSSAETVRTLVAGRLPGLVHLAHRPGPYQVRHVTDPDGRVLMLVPVVSDLAAALRPAGAARDAAAVVLDVLDLPPAAGAPSLGRAWVSGWAAPLDGATARDAAVDFATVEPTGDLLDVGTRFRLYRFEVAEARLDVAGEVRRVPRDEYAAADPDPLHPVEGELLADLAEHHGDQIVAYLRRQLGRLGDRAGASPRIVRVDRYGLVVSLGGPGARQRARLSFPRPVADHADLARLLHPVLCRHRAATRPA from the coding sequence ATGCGACCGAGCAGCGCCGAGACGGTCCGGACCCTGGTCGCCGGCCGCCTTCCCGGGCTGGTGCACCTGGCGCACCGCCCGGGGCCGTACCAGGTCCGGCACGTCACCGACCCCGACGGGCGGGTGCTGATGCTCGTACCGGTGGTCAGCGACCTGGCCGCCGCGCTGCGCCCCGCCGGAGCGGCCCGGGACGCCGCCGCGGTGGTGCTCGACGTGCTGGACCTGCCCCCGGCGGCGGGTGCGCCGTCCCTGGGCCGGGCCTGGGTCTCCGGATGGGCGGCCCCGCTGGACGGGGCGACCGCCCGCGACGCCGCGGTCGACTTCGCCACCGTGGAGCCGACCGGTGACCTGCTCGACGTCGGCACCCGGTTCCGGCTGTACCGCTTCGAGGTGGCCGAGGCCCGCCTGGACGTCGCCGGAGAGGTGCGGCGCGTCCCGCGCGACGAGTACGCCGCCGCCGACCCGGACCCGCTGCACCCGGTCGAGGGGGAGCTCCTGGCCGACCTCGCCGAGCACCACGGCGACCAGATCGTCGCCTACCTGCGCCGGCAGCTCGGCCGGCTCGGCGACCGGGCCGGCGCGTCGCCCCGGATCGTCCGCGTCGACCGGTACGGCCTCGTGGTGTCCCTGGGCGGGCCCGGCGCGCGGCAGCGGGCCCGGTTGTCGTTCCCGCGACCGGTCGCCGACCACGCCGACCTGGCCCGGCTGCTGCACCCGGTGCTCTGCCGGCACAGGGCAGCGACCCGACCGGCCTGA
- a CDS encoding ABC transporter ATP-binding protein — translation MSSRTSTAVLARGLRVLGRAIREQPRIFAVAVAGSVLFGAMVIGSAYVIGAVVGDVVVPSIARGSVETGVLALAAAGLFGISLLRVVGIFGRRLGAGYMQYRLQASYRRRVTRRYLDLPLAWHQRHATGTLLSNANSDVEAAWYPIAPLPFAVGTLVMVAGAIVALFATDWAFALVGLAVFPALFTLNVVYSRRMAPRQARAQQLRAEVSGIAHESFDGALVVKTMGREAQETRRFASRAAELRDALIAVGRLRGLFDPLLETLPSIGTLAVLVVGAIRLRQDAITVAELVSVAFLFTVLAVPVRAIGWVLAELPRSVAGWDRVQQVLRATGEMAYGDGVLDPADGRPATLAFADVSFRYEPAEAHLPGAEVLGAVTFTVPAGRTVALVGPTGAGKSTIVSLAARLVDPDTGTVALDGVDLRELTSASLAGNVALVAQVPFVFDDTVRGNIALDRPGISDDDVWAALRLAEADGFVAALPDGLDTRVGERGTSLSGGQRQRLTLARALAGRPRLLVLDDATSAVDPRVEAAILAGLRSSATDGTGAGTSILVVAYRRATIALADEVIYVEQGRVVARGTHAELLATVPGYVDLVTAYEQAEAEREQARTYQDPPVVPVTTGLDVEMDANERLTR, via the coding sequence GTGTCGAGCAGGACGAGTACGGCCGTGCTCGCCCGGGGCCTTCGGGTCCTCGGGCGGGCCATTCGGGAACAACCACGGATCTTCGCGGTGGCGGTCGCCGGCAGCGTGCTGTTCGGCGCGATGGTGATCGGCAGCGCGTACGTGATCGGCGCGGTGGTGGGGGACGTGGTGGTGCCCTCGATCGCCCGTGGCTCGGTGGAGACCGGCGTGCTGGCGCTGGCCGCCGCCGGCCTCTTCGGGATCAGCCTGCTGCGGGTGGTCGGCATCTTCGGGCGTCGGCTCGGCGCCGGCTACATGCAGTACCGCCTTCAGGCGTCCTACCGCCGCCGGGTGACCCGGCGCTACCTGGACCTACCGCTGGCCTGGCACCAGCGGCACGCCACCGGCACCCTGCTCTCCAACGCCAACTCCGACGTGGAGGCCGCCTGGTACCCGATCGCGCCGCTGCCCTTCGCGGTCGGCACGCTGGTGATGGTGGCCGGGGCGATCGTCGCGCTCTTCGCCACCGACTGGGCGTTCGCCCTGGTCGGGTTGGCCGTCTTCCCCGCCCTGTTCACGCTCAACGTGGTCTACTCCCGGCGGATGGCCCCCCGCCAGGCCCGCGCCCAGCAGTTGCGGGCCGAGGTCAGCGGCATCGCCCACGAGAGCTTCGACGGCGCGCTGGTGGTCAAGACGATGGGCCGGGAGGCGCAGGAGACCCGCCGGTTCGCCAGCCGCGCGGCGGAACTGCGCGACGCGCTGATCGCCGTCGGCCGGCTGCGCGGCCTGTTCGACCCGCTGCTGGAGACCCTGCCCAGCATCGGCACCCTCGCCGTGCTGGTGGTCGGCGCGATCCGGCTGCGCCAGGACGCGATCACCGTCGCCGAACTGGTCAGCGTCGCGTTCCTGTTCACCGTGCTGGCCGTACCGGTGCGGGCGATCGGCTGGGTCCTCGCCGAGCTGCCACGCAGCGTCGCCGGCTGGGACCGGGTGCAGCAGGTGCTCCGCGCCACCGGCGAGATGGCCTACGGGGACGGGGTCCTCGACCCCGCCGACGGCAGGCCGGCCACGCTCGCCTTCGCCGACGTCTCCTTCCGGTACGAGCCGGCCGAGGCGCACCTGCCCGGCGCCGAGGTGCTCGGCGCGGTCACCTTCACCGTGCCCGCCGGGCGCACCGTCGCCCTGGTCGGTCCGACCGGGGCCGGCAAGTCCACCATCGTCTCCCTGGCGGCGCGTCTGGTCGACCCGGACACGGGGACCGTGGCCCTCGACGGGGTCGACCTGCGGGAGCTGACCAGCGCCTCACTGGCCGGCAACGTCGCGCTGGTCGCCCAGGTGCCGTTCGTCTTCGACGACACGGTACGCGGGAACATCGCCCTGGACCGGCCGGGCATCAGCGACGACGACGTCTGGGCGGCGCTGCGGCTGGCCGAGGCGGACGGGTTCGTCGCGGCCCTGCCCGACGGGCTGGACACCCGGGTCGGCGAGCGGGGCACCTCGCTCTCCGGCGGGCAGCGGCAGCGCCTCACGCTGGCCCGCGCGCTCGCTGGCCGCCCCCGGCTGCTGGTGCTCGACGACGCGACAAGCGCGGTCGACCCCCGGGTCGAGGCGGCCATCCTGGCCGGGCTGCGCTCCTCGGCGACCGACGGGACGGGCGCGGGCACGTCGATCCTGGTGGTGGCGTACCGGCGCGCCACCATCGCCCTGGCCGACGAGGTCATCTACGTCGAGCAGGGCCGGGTGGTGGCCCGGGGCACGCACGCCGAACTGCTCGCCACCGTGCCCGGCTACGTGGACCTGGTCACCGCCTACGAGCAGGCGGAGGCCGAACGCGAGCAGGCCCGTACGTACCAGGATCCGCCGGTGGTCCCGGTGACCACCGGCCTCGACGTGGAGATGGACGCGAACGAGAGGCTGACCCGGTGA
- a CDS encoding ABC transporter ATP-binding protein, whose translation MRRGLALSPELRVGLAGTLGLALVFMVGRVAVPVAVQQGIDRGLVGGIDLGTVGTVVVLTAATLVVTTVCGYLMMRRLFTVSETALANVRTRAFRHVHDLSMLHQQSERRGSLVSRVTSDVDQITQFLQWGGVILMINLGQLVVTTIVMFVYSWQLTLVVFAAFLPAVLVIRALQRRLGAAYGVVRQRLGALLGTVAESVVGAPVIRAYGIAGRTARRLDEAIEGHRLAQQRAIRFSILGSSVGELAAGVALAGVVVVGVSLGADRTLSVGQITAFLFLVTLFIQPVQIATEVLNEAQNAIAGWRRVLDVLDLSPDVADPGEQGRELPPGPLDVRFAQVGFAYPGGPPVLHDIDLEIPAKTRVAVVGETGSGKTTFAKLLTRLMDPTTGTVLLSGVPLEQVRFDSLRSRVVMVPQDGFLFEATVGENVRFARPELTDEQIVAAFTELGLVDWLEGLPSGLDTPVGERGEALSVGERQLVALARAYVADPDLLVLDEATSAVDPATEVRLQRTLDAVTRGRTTLAIAHRLSTAQAADEVIVVDRGRVVQRGPHDELIREPDSVYGLLYASWLEQTR comes from the coding sequence ATGCGCCGGGGCCTGGCGCTCTCCCCGGAACTGCGGGTTGGCCTGGCCGGCACGCTGGGGCTGGCGCTGGTCTTCATGGTCGGCCGGGTGGCCGTGCCGGTGGCGGTGCAGCAGGGCATCGACCGGGGTCTGGTCGGCGGGATCGACCTCGGCACGGTCGGCACGGTGGTCGTGCTGACCGCCGCGACGCTGGTGGTGACCACGGTCTGTGGCTACCTGATGATGCGCCGGCTGTTCACGGTCAGCGAGACGGCGTTGGCCAACGTCCGGACCCGGGCGTTCCGGCACGTGCACGACCTGTCGATGCTGCACCAGCAGTCCGAGCGGCGCGGTTCCCTGGTGTCCCGGGTGACCAGCGACGTCGACCAGATCACCCAGTTCCTCCAGTGGGGCGGGGTGATCCTCATGATCAACCTCGGTCAGCTCGTGGTCACCACCATCGTCATGTTCGTCTACTCCTGGCAGCTGACCCTGGTGGTCTTCGCCGCCTTCCTGCCGGCCGTGCTGGTGATCCGGGCCCTCCAGCGTCGTCTCGGCGCCGCGTACGGGGTGGTCCGGCAGCGCCTGGGCGCGCTGCTCGGCACGGTCGCGGAGAGCGTGGTCGGCGCGCCGGTCATCCGGGCGTACGGGATCGCCGGGCGGACGGCCCGACGGCTGGACGAGGCGATCGAGGGCCACCGGCTCGCCCAGCAGCGGGCCATCCGGTTCAGCATCCTGGGCAGTTCGGTCGGGGAACTGGCGGCCGGTGTCGCCCTGGCCGGCGTGGTCGTGGTCGGGGTGAGCCTCGGCGCGGACCGCACGCTGTCGGTCGGTCAGATCACCGCGTTCCTGTTCCTGGTGACCCTGTTCATCCAGCCCGTGCAGATCGCCACCGAGGTGCTGAACGAGGCGCAGAACGCGATCGCCGGCTGGCGGCGGGTGCTCGACGTGCTGGACCTGAGCCCGGACGTGGCCGACCCGGGGGAGCAGGGCCGCGAGTTGCCGCCGGGTCCGCTGGACGTCCGGTTCGCGCAGGTGGGCTTCGCGTACCCGGGTGGGCCGCCGGTGCTGCACGACATCGACCTGGAGATTCCGGCGAAGACCCGGGTGGCGGTGGTCGGCGAGACCGGCAGCGGCAAGACCACCTTCGCCAAGCTGCTCACCCGGCTGATGGATCCGACCACCGGCACCGTGCTGCTCTCCGGCGTGCCGCTGGAGCAGGTGCGGTTCGACTCGCTGCGCAGCCGGGTGGTCATGGTGCCGCAGGACGGCTTCCTCTTCGAGGCGACGGTGGGGGAGAACGTCCGCTTCGCCCGGCCGGAGCTGACCGACGAGCAGATCGTCGCGGCCTTCACCGAGCTGGGGCTCGTCGACTGGCTGGAGGGGCTGCCGTCCGGGCTGGACACCCCGGTCGGGGAGCGCGGCGAGGCGCTGAGCGTGGGGGAGCGGCAGTTGGTCGCGCTCGCCCGGGCGTACGTCGCGGACCCGGACCTGCTGGTGCTGGACGAGGCGACCAGCGCGGTCGACCCGGCCACCGAGGTGCGGCTCCAGCGGACCCTGGACGCGGTGACCCGGGGCCGGACCACGCTCGCCATCGCGCACCGGCTCTCCACCGCCCAGGCGGCCGACGAGGTGATCGTGGTGGACCGGGGACGGGTGGTGCAGCGTGGCCCGCACGACGAGCTGATCCGGGAGCCGGACTCGGTGTACGGGCTGCTCTACGCCTCCTGGCTGGAGCAGACCCGGTGA
- a CDS encoding ABC transporter permease, producing the protein MNRRIVAATAGRVLRQLRHDPRTIALLVVVPGALLALVHFMYAEQPTPPGQPSTFDRVALVMLGFFPFMVMFLVTSIAMLRERTTGTLERLLTTPLGKLDLLLGYALAFGLAATVQAVVSGAVAYGLLDLDTAGSGGLVVVIAVVTALLGMALGLLCSAFARTEFQAVQFMPVVVAPQLLLCGLFVPREQMAGWLRAVSDALPLSYAVEALREVGAHAEPTATMWRDLAVVAASALLALVLAAATLRRRSG; encoded by the coding sequence GTGAACCGCCGCATCGTGGCGGCCACCGCCGGGCGGGTGCTGCGCCAGCTCCGCCACGATCCCCGCACGATCGCCCTGCTGGTCGTGGTCCCCGGCGCGCTGCTCGCGCTGGTCCACTTCATGTACGCCGAACAGCCCACCCCGCCGGGGCAACCGTCCACCTTCGACCGGGTCGCCCTGGTCATGCTCGGGTTCTTCCCCTTCATGGTGATGTTCCTGGTGACCAGCATCGCGATGCTGCGTGAACGCACCACCGGCACCCTGGAACGGCTGCTCACCACCCCGCTGGGCAAGCTCGACCTGCTCCTCGGGTACGCCCTGGCGTTCGGGCTGGCCGCCACGGTGCAGGCGGTGGTCAGTGGCGCGGTGGCGTACGGGCTGCTCGACCTGGACACCGCCGGCAGTGGCGGGCTGGTCGTCGTCATCGCGGTGGTCACCGCCCTGCTCGGCATGGCGCTGGGGCTGCTGTGCAGCGCCTTCGCCCGCACCGAGTTCCAGGCCGTACAGTTCATGCCGGTCGTGGTGGCTCCCCAACTCCTGCTCTGCGGGCTCTTCGTCCCACGGGAGCAGATGGCCGGCTGGCTCCGGGCGGTCAGCGATGCGCTGCCCCTGTCGTACGCGGTCGAGGCGTTGCGGGAGGTCGGCGCGCACGCCGAGCCCACCGCGACGATGTGGCGGGACCTGGCGGTGGTGGCCGCGTCGGCGCTGCTGGCCCTGGTGCTCGCCGCGGCCACGCTGCGCCGACGCAGCGGTTGA